A part of Oncorhynchus masou masou isolate Uvic2021 chromosome 30, UVic_Omas_1.1, whole genome shotgun sequence genomic DNA contains:
- the LOC135523093 gene encoding gonadotropin-releasing hormone II receptor-like, with protein sequence MIIMYVITIMTCMFYFVIYSHSYKSCLFQPRMSGNLSLLRPPLVGATGSMQPALSNMSQFPPLVDWEAPTFTRAAQFRVGATLILFLFAACSNLALLISVCRGRGRRLASHLRPLIMSLAAADLMMTFVVMPLDAIWNITVQWYGGDAMCKMLCFLKLFAMHSSAFILVVVSLDRHHAILHPLDSLNSHHRNKRMLGLAWGLSVLLALPQLFIFRAIKAEGVDFTQCVTHGSFKERWQETVYNMFYFVTLYVFPLLVMSFCYTHILIEINQQLHRNKAGESCLRRSGTDMIPKARMKTLKMTIIIVMSFVVCWTPYYLLGIWYWFQPEMLQVTPEYIHHALFVFGNLNTCFDPVIYGFYTPSFRADLAMCWCYRRRDINMSPRSLDRLSAHQGPHSGEQDSDAPGVEQTKETGGDGR encoded by the exons ATGATAATAATGTATGTAATCACGATAATGACATGCATGTTTTACTTTGTCATCTATAGTCATTCATATAAATCTTGTCTTTTCCAACCCAGGATGTCTGGCAACCTGTCCCTCCTGAGGCCTCCCTTAGTGGGTGCCACCGGGTCAATGCAACCCGCCCTCTCAAACATGTCCCAGTTTCCCCCTCTGGTTGACTGGGAGGCGCCCACCTTCACCCGAGCCGCCCAATTCCGTGTTGGCGCCACCTTAATCCTCTTCCTATTTGCTGCCTGCAGCAACCTTGCGTTATTGATCAGTGTGTGCCGGGGGCGTGGCCGGCGCCTGGCTTCTCACTTGCGACCACTCATCATGAGCCTGGCCGCCGCCGACCTGATGATGACCTTTGTGGTGATGCCACTGGACGCCATTTGGAACATCACGGTGCAGTGGTATGGCGGGGACGCCATGTGTAAGATGCTATGCTTCCTCAAGCTGTTTGCCATGCACTCGTCAGCCTTCATCCTGGTGGTGGTCAGTCTGGACAGGCACCACGCCATCCTGCACCCCCTGGACTCACTCAACTCCCACCACAGGAACAAGAGGATGCTGGGTCTGGCCTGGGGCCTCAGCGTGCTTCTGGCTTTACCACAG CTGTTCATCTTCCGGGCCATCAAGGCAGAGGGCGTAGACTTCACCCAGTGTGTGACCCATGGCAGCTTCAAAGAGCGATGGCAGGAGACGGTCTACAACATGTTCTACTTCGTCACTCTCTACGTGTTCCCCCTGCTGGTCATGAGCTTCTGCtacacacacatcctcattgaGATCAATCAGCAACTCCACAGGAACAAAG CTGGCGAGTCCTGCCTGAGACGCAGTGGCACAGACATGATCCCCAAAGCACGAATGAAGACTCTAAAGATGACCATCATCATTGTGATGTCCTTCGTGGTCTGCTGGACGCCCTACTACCTCCTGGGTATCTGGTACTGGTTCCAGCCGGAGATGCTGCAGGTCACGCCTGAATACATCCACCACGCCCTGTTTGTCTTCGGCAACCTGAACACATGTTTTGACCCGGTCATCTATGGCTTCTACACGCCCTCGTTCCGGGCCGACCTGGCCATGTGCTGGTGCTATAGAAGAAGGGACATTAATATGTCGCCCAGGTCCCTGGACCGCCTCTCCGCCCACCAGGGCCCCCACAGTGGAGAGCAGGACTCTGACGCCCCCGGTGTGGAACAGACCAAAGAGACTGGAGGTGACGGTAGATGA